TGGCGTGAATAATAGTATTTCTGGCACGGGCAGCGCAGCGCTCAACGGTAGTTTTACCTTTGATTTGACTGAAGCCGATACCGTCGGAACCTGGAATATCGTCGATACCAGCTCACTAAGCACGACTTTCGGCGGCACATTCTCAGTCAACGGATTCAGCGAATCCGCCGCAGGTATCTGGGAATCCGGCACCGGCTATACATTCAGTGAGATAACTGGAGAGCTGACCGCGATCCCCGAGCCCGCTTCATTTGCTCTGCTCACGGCTGGAGTTGTCGCCTGCTTAACACTACATAGACGACGCCAACACTCGGCGTAAGCAGCCTTAAGCATCGCTGCTAAGGCTAAGGGGCTCTTCTTCGGCAGAGCCCCTTTTTCTTGGAAAAAGTTTTTCACGCAGAAGGCACAGCCCCCTCGGAGCTGTCGTAGCAGCGTGCGAACACGCGGGGAAACCGCGGCGCCTGCCTGCCCCTGATTCGCGTCTAGCCTTACGTATCAAATTGAAAATCCTCCTTTGAATAAAAGTCCTCAAATGAATAACGTCCCCTATCTTGCCCTCCTGTTAACCTGTGCCAGCTCACTGACTCAGGCACAAAGCTCACTGGAGATGACAGCTCCTTTTCGCCCACTGGAGACACAGCAGGCCAAGCCACAAATCGAGATTAATGACTTTAACGAGCATCAGACCTTTGCCATCGTAGCTGGTGACAATCAAATAGCCCTGCACCCCAAAAACCTACTCAGGCAAAATATCACGATCGCTCGTCAACCCAAGCCAGTCGTCAGTGTTTCATACTGGGGCGCCAACGAGTCCGGCTACGGCTGGCCCTTTCCCGGCGGCGACGAACAAGTCATTCGCAATAACGCAAAAGAATTAGTCATTCAAAAATCCTTTCATGATGGCTCCACGGGCGAATCTGCCGGAAACTTTACTCAAACGATCACTCTGCTCGAAGACGGACAGATCGAGAGCAGCTATCAATACACATTGCCTGCGGGAGCCAAACAGCCCGACGATGGTTTGATCTTTCGTTTCGAAGAATCCCTCGCGTCTGGCATGCCAGTAGAGATCGACGGGGTGAACTATCAAATCACCGCAGCAGCAAGCTCCACCAACGAAGCCCCGCTCTTTAGAGGTCCCGCCAAGCGAATTGTGTTTTGGCCGGAAAAACCAACCCAACGATTTAGTATCGAGTTTACACAAACCGTAGATCTGTTTCTTCGCGAACGCATCAACGCGTTGCGCCCGGATCGCCAAGACATCGAGATGCGAGCGACGCCCGACCGCAACGGTTCGATCGCTTATAAATTGGACATTCGCAATACTTCGGCCGCCTCGATGCAAACTGACGATACCTTTGCCAATATCAATTTCTGGAAAAATGACCGTTTACACATCCCCGATTTCGAAGCCAGTCGCAATCGCCTGCCCAACCCCTCGTTTGAATCCGGGCTGCGCTACTTCAACCTCTACCCGATCTGGGGAACTTGGCCGGGGCGCGACTTGCCTCTCTACACCCTGGACAGCACACAAGGGCTCTTCGGTAATCAGAGTTTGAAAGTTTCCGCGTGGAAAGATTACGAGCGACCAAACTACTTATCGACCTTTACTTTACCGACTGAACCCGGAAAAAGCTATACCTTCAGCTTCTACGCCAAAGCCCTCGCCCCGGGGCAACGCATGCAGCTGTTCTGCGTCTCTGGCCAATGGGGAGACTTCCCCAAGCTATCGAACAATAGCATTAAGCTCACTCAAGAGTGGACCCGATACTCCACCACTTTTACCGCGCCCAATCGCGCGGCGTCCATGCTGTTCAAAATTCAAAACACCAGCACCGAAATGGAAACGGCCACATTGATCGATGCCCTGCAATTTGAGGAAGGCGAACAGCCATCGGAATTTATCGACACGACCCTCGGCAGCGATCTGATCACCGCCAATCCCGACAACTTCCTTCAGCCTGATGAGGCCTTTGACACGCGCCTCGTAATCTCCGGCCCTTCAAACGCAAAGGGCCAAGTCAGCTATACTCTGGAAGATCTGTATTATCAGAATGTAGCCAGCGGAACGCTCGACTTTACGACAGACACGGAAGGACGCAGCACCATCGATCTACCCATCGATGCCTCCATCGGAGAAGGCATCTTTGTGCTCCGCTGCGACTACACTCTGGAGGATGCATCCTATACCGACTTCTATCGCCTAAGCTGTTTGCAAGCACTCACTAAACCGTTCAAGCACCGCCCACTCTTTTCAGGACCAGCGGTCACTCGCATCAATCGCAGCGAAGCTGTCGCAGAACGCTTTTCCGCCATCGGCTACGGCTCTTCGAGTTATCAGAGTGATCCAATTGCCAATGACTTGTATCATCAGCACCATATCACAAGCACCGGCTCCGGCGTGTTCGGTTATGGACCGAAAGGAACTGGCGAATTAGCTCAGGCGCGACGTCAAGTATGGGAACGTCTGGAAAGTGAGCCCTACAGCAACGAACTGGCTGAGCAAGTCGAAGCGGTCGCCTACCAGATGGTGCAAGCCTACCCATGGATCGAAACATGGTTTCTACATGGGGAATGCAACGGGGGCGGCGGGAAGCTTGAAGTCGTCCGCAAACGCGACTACGAGGGCTTTGCCAAATTCATAATCGCCTGCGCACGCGGCATCCTTCGGGCCGATCCTGAAAAACGCCTGATGCTGACCGGAGGGCCGACCAATATGTCGCCCAGTGGCGGTATCCTGTATCTAAGAAATACAATCCAACAGGTCAATCAGCTGGCGCCCGATCTCAAATTCGATGCCATCGCCGCTCACCCATATCGCCCGGTCCCCGAAAACCCGGACTTGGACGCGGATGCAACCACCTTCATTAAAATGCTCGAACAACATGGTTATGGGGATACGCCGATCTACTGGAACGAAGGCATCTATAATAACCCTTGGCAAATCGCTGAGTGGGGACTCGACCCTCATAAAGGTTGCTCGACCGACCACTGGCGCTGTGGCACCCCCACTTATGATATGGGATGGGGCGAACGTATCTCCGCGGCCTACTACGCACGCAGTTGGTTAGTCGGGTTAAAGTATGCCGACCGCGTCGCCCAATACGACGGATGGGTGGGTAGTTTTCAAACGATGGACACCCGTCTCACTCCCGTGCTATCACAAAAAATCCCCCACACGCTCGGCACCTTGCTGGGCGAAGCCAGCTATGTTCAGGACGTGCGCTTCGCACCAGAGTCCCGCGTCTATGTATTCGAGGATGCCCAGCAACGCCCCGTGGCCGCGATGTGGTCTTACATGCCCATGGTGGACCGCGGCTACGAAGCCAGCCCGATCGCCACCATCGAATTTGGCACACAACGCCCTGAAGTGATCAATCTGATGGGCAACTCCGTCCAACTTAATTTTGATAAGTCAGGTAGTATCCAAATCCCCGTCTCCCCTTTCCCGGTTTTCATTCGCGGCGAAGCGGGACAAACTGCCGCTCTAATTCAGTCAATGGAGCAAGCCAAGCTATCGGGTGCCCAACAATCAGCGATCGCCTTAAACTATCGAGTCACTCAAGCGGACGAACTCAAAGTCACCCTAACCAATCGTCTCAGCCAGCCATATCAGGGGTCCATCACAATCCCGTCTATTCAACCAGCCGACAGCTTCCCGCTGGAGCTGGCTGGCCTGGCGTCGACTCAACGTAGCATCCAACTGCCCAATCCTTTGAAAGCGGAACAAATGAACGACGTTTCGCTCTCGATCCTTTTAACTGAAGCCGACGGCACCTCTTCCGAGCAAGCCGTCACTTTCGAAGCACTGCCCATACTCAGGCGAGATCACTTCCAGATCGACGGCGAGCTAAACGACTGGAACGAAATCCCAGCAATCCCACTAAGCAATGCGATTCAGGTAAAACCGTCGGCACCAGTAGACACCACTCGCGAGTTCGAAGCTAGCTACCGCGTCGCCTGGAATGAGTCCCACCTCTACCTTTGTGTTGAAGTGAAAGACTCCGAGCCTCATTTCCCACCCACTCAGACTCCCTCGTCAATCTGGACCATTGACAGTCTGCAAGTCTATCTGGACACCTTTGGCGATAACGCCGAACGCACAGTCAATCAGAGATTCGACTTCAACGACTACGAGTACGACATCTCAAAAAATCAAGAGACCGACGAGCTAATCGTGTATCGACGCATTGCCCCCGAGCAACAACTCGCCGGAGGCCTGGATGCCCCCCGCCCCGACACCGTCGAACCCGATATCGATGCAGCCATCCGCATGACTGATAAGGGATACACGTATGAAGTGGCCTTCCCCCGCCGCTTAGTCGCGCCGTTGCCACTGGAGAGTGCCGGCTCATTCCGAATGGGCCTAACGCTCAACAACGGCAGTTCGGAAGGCAGACAGTCCAATTTAAATAACCTCTCCGTAGTGGGCAAAGATCCATACAATGCACCGGAAGCCTGGCCCATCATGCTGCCGGTACGGGCACCCGCGACAAAGTAAGGAGCGGAGACCTGCCGAGGGGTCTGCAAGTCCCGATGCCAATACATTTAATAGAAGCTGGAGGGGAGCCTCAAAACTTAGCTTTGGGGTCGATGCGTATCTCCCCGGTTCCGAGAACCGAGGCTACGAGTAACATTTCTATTAGTTCGCCTGGACGGTAGCCTCAAAACTTAGTTTTGGGGTCGATCTGCATCTCCCCGGTTCCGAGAACCGAGGCTACGAGTAACGTTTCTATTCGGTTCAAGGTTTTTGCGAATCGGTCCTACACCTGCCCCAAGGGCACATTCGTCAATGTAAGGATGGAGCCAGGAGCAATCACATAAACCGCATCAGGGTCTTGGCAGGCACGGACTACCGTGTTGGCCGCATAGGGAGACACTTCCTCCACCCACTTGGTTTTAGCGAGATCAATTCCTTCTAAGTCCAAACGGATCGCTACCAAGCCACGATTGAGTGCGACCACAGTTTGCCCCCCTTTGCCATCAATGAATACGCTCATCTGCAAATCCGCATGATCATGGACCAGCTCCACCCGAGTCATCCCCTTACGAATACGGCGACTCCACGCCCCCAAAACCCGCAGCTGATGACTGGAAGGAATCGCATCGAATCCATTCTCACGATCTATCGTCAACAGGGATCGTGTCCAGGCATAGGAGGGCTGCTCCACATTTAACAACGTCCAGCAATACAGTAGCGCGGCCGCATCCAACAAAGTC
The nucleotide sequence above comes from Coraliomargarita algicola. Encoded proteins:
- a CDS encoding phage head spike fiber domain-containing protein, whose product is MNNVPYLALLLTCASSLTQAQSSLEMTAPFRPLETQQAKPQIEINDFNEHQTFAIVAGDNQIALHPKNLLRQNITIARQPKPVVSVSYWGANESGYGWPFPGGDEQVIRNNAKELVIQKSFHDGSTGESAGNFTQTITLLEDGQIESSYQYTLPAGAKQPDDGLIFRFEESLASGMPVEIDGVNYQITAAASSTNEAPLFRGPAKRIVFWPEKPTQRFSIEFTQTVDLFLRERINALRPDRQDIEMRATPDRNGSIAYKLDIRNTSAASMQTDDTFANINFWKNDRLHIPDFEASRNRLPNPSFESGLRYFNLYPIWGTWPGRDLPLYTLDSTQGLFGNQSLKVSAWKDYERPNYLSTFTLPTEPGKSYTFSFYAKALAPGQRMQLFCVSGQWGDFPKLSNNSIKLTQEWTRYSTTFTAPNRAASMLFKIQNTSTEMETATLIDALQFEEGEQPSEFIDTTLGSDLITANPDNFLQPDEAFDTRLVISGPSNAKGQVSYTLEDLYYQNVASGTLDFTTDTEGRSTIDLPIDASIGEGIFVLRCDYTLEDASYTDFYRLSCLQALTKPFKHRPLFSGPAVTRINRSEAVAERFSAIGYGSSSYQSDPIANDLYHQHHITSTGSGVFGYGPKGTGELAQARRQVWERLESEPYSNELAEQVEAVAYQMVQAYPWIETWFLHGECNGGGGKLEVVRKRDYEGFAKFIIACARGILRADPEKRLMLTGGPTNMSPSGGILYLRNTIQQVNQLAPDLKFDAIAAHPYRPVPENPDLDADATTFIKMLEQHGYGDTPIYWNEGIYNNPWQIAEWGLDPHKGCSTDHWRCGTPTYDMGWGERISAAYYARSWLVGLKYADRVAQYDGWVGSFQTMDTRLTPVLSQKIPHTLGTLLGEASYVQDVRFAPESRVYVFEDAQQRPVAAMWSYMPMVDRGYEASPIATIEFGTQRPEVINLMGNSVQLNFDKSGSIQIPVSPFPVFIRGEAGQTAALIQSMEQAKLSGAQQSAIALNYRVTQADELKVTLTNRLSQPYQGSITIPSIQPADSFPLELAGLASTQRSIQLPNPLKAEQMNDVSLSILLTEADGTSSEQAVTFEALPILRRDHFQIDGELNDWNEIPAIPLSNAIQVKPSAPVDTTREFEASYRVAWNESHLYLCVEVKDSEPHFPPTQTPSSIWTIDSLQVYLDTFGDNAERTVNQRFDFNDYEYDISKNQETDELIVYRRIAPEQQLAGGLDAPRPDTVEPDIDAAIRMTDKGYTYEVAFPRRLVAPLPLESAGSFRMGLTLNNGSSEGRQSNLNNLSVVGKDPYNAPEAWPIMLPVRAPATK